In one Nicotiana sylvestris chromosome 8, ASM39365v2, whole genome shotgun sequence genomic region, the following are encoded:
- the LOC104234023 gene encoding uncharacterized protein, protein MAITIRSGKSGNSPTSSQRQLVDEEQVIDIDDSREETQEEVNPSRDHIIDILEMVVQKAKAPLPKPPPPYPQRLAKQNSENQFKKCIQMIKCLSINVPLVESLEQMPGYAKFMKDLMTNKRSMNFETIKVTHQVSAIVHLMAPKLEDPDAFTIRCTIGSAELLKLFTLGIGKPRPTSMRLQMANRTMKRPLVVIEDVLVRVDKFILPVDFIILDCEVDYEAQIILGRLFLATGKTLCYVEAGELTFHVGDEKVVFHVCISMRQPNNNEVCSFVDLVTDVIVDETSAVINVGDMLEASFSTLMMTRWMALWNV, encoded by the exons ATGGCCATTACTATAAGAAGTGGAAAAAGTGGGAATTCACCTACCTCAAGCCAAAGGCAACTTGTGGATGAAGAGCAAGTG attgatattgatgatagtaGGGAAGAGACTCAAGAGGAGGTAAACCCATCTAGGGATCACATTATTGACATACTGGAAATGGTAGTacaaaaggctaaggcaccattgcctaagcctccacctccataccctcaaagacttgccaAGCAAAATAGTGAGAACCAATTCAAGAAGTGTATTCAAATGATTAAGTGTCTCTCAATTAATGTTCCATTAGTTGAATCCTTGGAACAAATGCCcggttatgcaaagttcatgaaggatCTTATGACAAACAAGCGGTCGATGAATTTTGAAACTATCAAagtcactcatcaagtgagtgcgaTTGTGCATTTAATGGCTCCCAAGTTGGAGGATCCCGACGCTTTCACGATTCGTTGTACAATTGGAAGTGCCGAGTTGCTAAAGCTATTT ACATTGGGAATTGGGAAACCAAGGCCTAcctctatgagattgcaaatggccaaTCGTACCATGAAGAGACCTTTGGTTGTGATTGAGGATGTTttggttcgtgttgataaattcattcttccgGTCGATTTTATCATTCTagattgtgaggttgattatgAGGCGCAGATTATTCTTGGAAGACTTTTCCTTGCTACGGGAAAGACTCTTTGTTATGTTGAAGCTGGAGAACTTACTTTCCatgttggtgatgaaaaagtggttttCCATGTGTGTATATCCATGAGGCAACCCAATAAcaatgaggtgtgctcttttgtggacttgGTGACCGATGTTATTGTGGATGAAACAAGTGCAGTGATCAATGTTGGTGATATGTTGGAGGCCTCTTTCTCAACGTTGATGATGACGAGATGGATGGCTTTGtggaatgtgtga